CCCGGGCCCGGCATGGCGCGAGGGACGGGATCCGGCGGCACGCCTGCGCGTACGAGCCCGCGCCAGCTGGTCCTCGTCGGCGGCATCGCGGACTGCCTGGGCGGGGCCGCCCAGGCCGCCCTCGGTGTCGCGCCCGGCGGACGGTACCTCGGGCTCGCGGGCGAGCCGCTCATCGCCTCGGGCGTCGTCGGCATCGCCGGGGGGCTGGTGCTGATCGGCCTGGCCCAACGCGGATCGAGGCCGCGCCCGCCCACCTGGCTGGGTCCGGTCGAGATCGGCCTTTCCTGCGCCGCGCTCCTAACGTGCTTCGCGGGCGGATGGGTCCTCGGATTCCTGCTCGGTTCGTTCGGGGGTTGGTTCACCTGGAGGCCGCGGTAGGGCGCGCTCGCCTCTCCGGGTTCGAGGCACCGCCCGTCCGGCGGGCGGACCCCCGCTGAGTACCCCAACGGCACCGCCCGAGCACCGGACGGTGCGCGCGACGCGCGCGCTTCGCGGGTTCAGCTCGCCGTCGCCGTGAACAGGCAGCCACGGCTCGCGTGCTTGGTCGGGTCCGGCTTCGAGACCTCCCAGTGGTGTCCGAGCCGGGTCTCCAGGATCGTGCGGAGGAGCTGCGGGCACATCACGCGCCCGATCTCCGGTGAGTCCGAGGTGCACGCGAAGCACCCTGTCACCCGCAGCGTGAGCGGACGCTCCTTGAGGACGCTGAGGTGGCCCATGGTGTGGGTCTCGTAGTACGTGCTCAGCGACCGCGCGACCTCCTCGGGCGTGCGACCCTCCACCTTCTCGGCGATCTCGCGACCGAGCTGGCGGCTGATCGCCTCGATCAGCTCGGGCAGGTGGAGCTGGAACTCCTTCACCCCGCTCGCCCGCATCCCGAGCGCGGCGATCTCCTTCAGGCGCTGGAACGGCACCGACTCGTGGCCCTGCACGACCGGCAGCACCGCCGCCGGCGGGTTCTCGAGCTCCACGAACCGGGCCTCGGACCGCTCGGCCGGCGTCCACAGGCGTCGGTGGTAGTCGCGGGCGAGCTGGACGAAGGCCGGCGCGCTCGACCAGAGCGCGACCTGCTCGTCGCCCGTGCTGCCGAAGCCCTCCTCGCTCGAGACGTAGACGAGCGCACCGCCCCCATCGATCACGACGGAGCGGGTGGTGACGGGCGAGCGCGCGTGGCGGAGCTCGGCGAACGACGCGAGGTGCTTGGCGTCCGCCAGGTTCGGGCCGACGACCTCGGTCACGACCTGGACCTTGACGCCGCGCTGGCCGGCCTCGCGCAGCGCGCGGTCGATGCCCGTGTCGATGACGCGCGAGAGGGCGCGACCGCTCGCGCTCAGGAGGACGCGGCGCGACGAGGCACCGAGCCGCTTGACGAGGAAGCGATGGATCGTCTCGCGGCCCTCGAGCACGGCGAACTTGCGGGGGTCCCGCTCGTCGAGCTCGGTGCGCACGTCCTCCCAGTCGGACAGGATCTTGGTGCGATCCGACTGGAGCCGATGGACGCGGTCCGACGCGCGGCGGATCCACCGGTCGATCAGCTCGTCCGGCGGCAGGGCGGCGAAGCGCCGCGGCCGGCCCCCCGTCGCCCGCAACAGCCCCTCGCCCGAGAGCTGCCGGATGATCCGGTAGGCCTCCACGCGGCTGACCGCGCTCGATCGGGCGAGCTCGCTTGCGGTCTGCGGCCCGGCCCGGCAGGCCGCTAGGTAGAACCGACCGGCCTTCTCGGGAATGCCGTGCTGGCCCAGCAGATCGAGCAGGTCGGACCCGGGCCGCCCCACGGAACCATCGAGCGCGAGCTCGGTTAAAACGGCACGGGAGGCGCCGGCCGCGCTACAGCGCGGCCTGGAAGTCCTCGACCGTGAGCGGGTAGGCGACCTCGGCCCCACCGGCCCGGACTCGCAGGACCTCGCGCGCGAGCAGCCAGTAGACGGTCGCCAGCGCGACCCGTCCCTTGTTGTTCGCGGGGATGACGAGATCGACGTCGCGGGTCTCGTTGTTCACGTCGCACAGCCCGATCACGGGGATCCCGATCGAGACCGCCTCGCTCAGCGCCTGCTGGTCGGTCGCGGGATCGGTGACCATCAGGACCTTGGGCTCGAAGTACTCGGCGAGGTTCGGGTTGGTCAGGCAACCCGGGACGAACCGCTCGGCGAACGAGACCGCCCCGACCGTCTTCGCGAAGACCCGGACCGGCTTCTGTCCGTACTGGCGCTGCGAGACCACGAGCACGCGGTCCGCCGGGAACCGGGTCAGGAACTGCGCGGCGAAGCGGATCCGACGATCGGTCTCCCGCACGTCGAGGACGTGCAGCCCGTCGAAACGGACCTTGAAGACGAAGCGGCGCATGCTCGCCGACTTCTGCTGGGTCCCGATGTGGACTCCCGCGGTGAGATAGGTCTCCTCCGGGACGAGCAGCTCGCCGGGCCGGATGTCCTGGCCGTCGGTCGAGGCGACCCGCTCCTCGGCCATCATCGCGTCGTCGGCCACCGTGCTACCCTCGGACGGCGCGGGCGAGCCGAAGGAGTTCATTTAGCTTTGCCACCCGCTCGCCGCCGACCACGCCGCATTTGAGCCCCCGGGCCCCGGTGCCGAGCGCGACGTGCGCGAGCCAGCCCTCCGGAACCTCGCCGGAGCGATGGCTGGTCACGGTCGCGAGACCCTCCTTCCGCGCCAGGTCGACGGTCGCGAGGGTGTCCGTGAGCGTGCCGACCTGGTTCACCTTGATCAGCACCGCGTTCGTCGACCGGTGCTCGATGCCGGTGCGTAGGCGCTCGACCGAGGTCGTGTAGAGGTCGTCGCCGACCACGAGCGACCGGTCCCCGACCGCCCGCGTGACGTCGGCGAACGCCTCGAACTGTGTCTCGTCCAGCGGGTCTTCGAGGTAGCGGACGCCGAAGCGGTCGACCAGCTCGCCCACGAACGCGACCTGCGAGGGGGTGTCGAGCGTTCGGTCGCGGTAGCGGTAGCGCCCCTCCCGGAAGAACTCGCTCGCCGCGAGGTCGAGTCCGGGGTGCACGCTCAGCCCCAGCTCGTCGCGCACCCGCGCGCACGTGGTCGCCAGCAGCTCGAGGGCGCTCACGTTGTCGAGCGCGGCGACCCAGCCGCCCTCGTCTCCCCGCCCGAGCGCCGCGGTCGGGAAGCGCCGGTGAAGGGCCTCGCCGAGGAGGGCGTGCACGCGCAGCGCCGCCCGGACGGAGTCGCCAGGATCGGGGTTTTCCGCGAAGGCGATGAACTCCTGGAACTCCGGCCCACCGATCGCGTGGACGCCGCCGTTCATGCAATTGCCGACGATCGCGGGGAAGCGGCCGCCGTCCACGCCAGGGCGCGCGATCACGCGCCAGAGGGGCTGCCCGGTCTCCTCCCCGAGGGCCATCGCGGCGGCGACCGAGATCGCGGTCGCCGTGTTGCCGCCGACACGGGAGAAGTCCGGCGTGCCGTCGACCTCGTGGAGCCGGCGGTCCACCCCGGCGCGGTCGGAAGGATCGAGCCCGACGAGCGCCGGCGCCAGCACGGTGGCGGCGGTGGTGACGGCCTCCGCGACGCCGCCGGCCGGGAAGGCTTGGACCTCGGTCGCGCCGGTGCTAGCCCCGCTCGGGGCCCCCGCTCGCGCCCGCGCGCCCGAGGAAAGCGTGACGGTCGCCTCGACCGTCGCACGGCCGCGGCTGTCGTAGAGCGGGGCGACCTCGACCGAGACGATCCGGCTCACGGAGCCTCCACGAACTCGACCAGGACCCCACCGAACGCGGCGGGATGGGCGAAGCCGACCCGGCGGCCGCGCGCCCCCGCGCGCGCGTGCTCGTCGACCACCGGTTCGCCGCGTCGACGCACCTCGGCGAGGGCCGCGTCGACGCTGGGGACCTGGAACGCGAGGTGGTGGACCCCCGGCCCGCGGCGCTCGAGGAACCGGGCGACCGGGCTGTCTCGCTCGCTCGGCTCGATCAGCTCGAGGTGGGTCCCGGCGAGGTCGACGAACACGACGCGCACACGGTTCGACGGCACGAGCTCGGGCGGGGCCTCGGGGGCGCCGACGAGAGGGCGCCATCGCTCGATCGCCTCCGGAAGGCTCGGGACCGCGATCCCGATGTGATCGAGCTGCACGTGCCTCCTAGAACGCGTGGGAGGCCGGTTGCTCGCCGAAGCGAGCGCGCCAGACGTCCGCGATCTCCCCGAGCGTGGCTCCCGCGCGGACCGCGCGGAGCACGTGCGGCATCACGTTGTCGCCCGCGCCGCTCGCGCGGTCGAGCGCCGCGAGGGTGGCCGCGCTCTGCGAGCGCTCGCGCGCCCGGCGCCAGCGTCGCAGGCCGGCGATCTGGCGGCGCTCCTCCGCGGGCGTGATGCGCTGGCCGGCCGCGCCCCGTCGGCCCTCCTCGGGGAAGAGCGTGAACCGCGGGTTCCCCTCCCGATGGGCGTTCACGCCCACGACGGTCTCCTCCCGAGCCTCGCGCGCCCGTGCCGTCCGGTACGCCTCGCGCGCGATCTCGCCAGCGAAGAACCCGCGCTCGATCGCGACGAGCGCGCCCCCCATCGTCTCGATCCGCTCGAGGTAGTCGCGGGCGTCGCGCTCGACGGCATCCGTGAGGTACTCGATCTCGTAGGCGCCACCGAGCGGGTCGACGGTCGACGCGACGCCGGACTCCTCGGCCAGGATCTGCTGGGTCCGCAGCGCGAGCCGCGCGGACGACTCGGTCGGCAGGCCGAGCGCCTCGTCCAGGGCGTTCGTGTGCAGCGACTGGGTGCCCCCGAGCACCGCGCTCAGCGCTTCGAGCGTCGTGCGGACCACGTTGAGCTCGGGCTGCTGCGCGGTCAGGCTCGAGCCCGCGGTCTGGGTGTGGAAGCGCAGCTGTTTGGCGCGGGCGGACCGGGCGCCGAACGTGCGCTCGACGATCGAGCCCCACAGACGGCGGGCCGCTCGGAACTTCGCGATCTCCTCCAGGAAGTTACGGTCGGCCGAGAAGAAGAACGACAGGCGCGGCAGGAACTCGTCGAGGTCGAGCCCCCGGGCCCGGACCGCGCCGACGTAGGCGATGGCGTTGGCGAGCGTGAACGCGACCTCCTGGGCCGCGGTCGCGCCGGCCTCGCGCATGTGGTAGCCCGAGACCGAGATGTAGTTCCACTGCGGCATCTCCCGGGTCGCGAACTCGACCAGGTCGACCGCGAGCCGCATCGACGGGCCCGGCGGATAGATGTAGGTGCCCCGCGCGACGTACTCCTTCAGGATATCGTTCTGAACCGTCCCGCCGAGCCGCGCCCGCGGGACGCCGCCCTCCTCCGCGACCGCGACGAGCAGGGCGGTCAGGATCGGCGCGGTGGCATTGATCGTCATCGACACCGTCGCGCGGTCGAGCGGGATGCCGTGGAAGAGCGCGCGCATGTCTCCGAGCGAAGCGACCGGCACCCCGCAGCGGCCGACCTCGCCAGCCGCGCGAGCGTGGTCCGAGTCGTAGCCGTTCTGGGTGGGGAGATCGAAGGCGACCGAGAGGCCCGTCTGGCCGCCCTCGAGCAGGAAGTGGAAGCGACGGTTGGTGGCGGCCGCGGTGCCGAACCCGGAGTACTGGCGGAAGGTCCAGAGGCGGCCGCGATACATCGTCGGCTGGATGCCCCGGGTGTACGGAGGCTCCCCCGGGAACCCGACCCGTTCCAGGAAGGCGGCGTCCGGGTCGTCGGGCGGGCCGACGAGCAGCGGCAGGGGGCCCCCGTCGACCCGCGCGCCGATCGCGGCCCGGGCATCGCGCTCCCACCGGGGCCGCCCCCCCGGCTCGAGCGGACGCTTGCGGGCGCGCGCCATCGGCTTGCGACCCGCGGGCGCTATTAAGGCGCTTCTGGGCCCCCGACCAGCGGACGCAGGGCGTTGAGGTCGACTTCGGCCCACGCGATCGGGACCGGCACGCCGAGCGCCGCGATCACGTCCGGGTGGATCTCCCCGATCTCCGCGACCGCCTCCCCCGCGACGCGTACGCGGGCCGCCCGGCCGGGGATCGTTCCGGGGAGCTCGGCCGGTTCCCGCACGGAACCCACGTCGACCAGCCGCAGCAGCTGGTCGACGAGCGCCCCGGCTTCGGCGAAGCTGGCCGACTCGCTCGCGATCACCATCGCCGCATGCGTCCGGGTCTCCGCACCGGGCTCCGCGGCCGGCGCCCGGAGCACGACCGGTCCGACCTCGCCGATGCGCTGGGGGTACCCGTAACGGGTGTTCCGCGCAAGGACCTGGAGGTGGGAGAGCAGCAGGCGGTCCCGGACGAACGCGAACTCGGCCGAGACCGGGTACGCGAGACGGATCGGTGCGGCGCCGGGAACCCGTGCGACCCCGTCTTCCGAGACCAGGAGCGACGTGTACGGGGCGACGAACCCGAGACCGAGCAGGTAGCTCGCGAACGCCCGACGGAAGCGTGACTCGGGTCGCCGCTGCCCGCGCGTCCGGCTGGGAGGAACGATCCCCTCGTCGGCCCGGAGCGCCTGGGCGAGGATCACATCCTCGGCCACATCGACCGCGGCGAGCAGGTCCGGCCGCCAGGGCGGCGTGTCGACGCGCCAGCCCCCGCGTCGGGCCGACGGGCCCAACCGCGCGCGGGCCAGCCGTTCCTCGACCTCCGCCGCGGTCCAGTCCATCCCCGCGAGCGCCCGCAGCGTCCGGGAGGAGAGATCTACCGGGCGAGGCGCGAGTAGGGACGCTCCGTCGCTCCGGGCCGGACCCCGCGCGTGCACGGGGATCGGGCTCAGGGTCCATCCCCGGCTGGCGAAGACGACGGATAGGAGGCCCAGCGCCTCGCGCACCGGACGGGGCCGTCCACCGGTCGACTCGACCAGCAGGCGACGATCGCCCACCCGGGCCTCCCCGCCTGCGCGGGAGTTGAGCACCGGTGGGAGGCTCAGCACCACGCCCCCCGCGTCCCGGAGCGTAAGGCACCGCTCGCCGTCGCGCCCGAGCGGGCCGTGGCGCTGCGCCATGGGATGGTCCCGGAAGAACGCGGTCGCCTCGACCTCCTCCGACGCGCCGAGCGGGACGAACCGGACGCGTCTCAGCGGCTCCGCGGCGTAGCGGAACGGCGGCTGCAGACGATCGTACGGATAGATGCCGAGGCTCGCGGTCCGTCGCTCCCGGCCGACGCTCGCGTGGAGCAGCTCCTGGAACCGGATCGCTTCGGCGAGCGTCCCCGCATCGAGACCCGCGTCGTCCGGAGCGGTTGCCAGGAAGCCGGCGATGATCGGGCGGATCCGGCCCACCGAGCGGTCGACCTCGAACGCCGGCGCGGGCTCGGGCGCCGCGACGATCCGTAGCGGCGGGAGGCCACCCGCGAGCCCCATCACTCCCTCGAGGTACAGCACGAGGCCCCCCTCGCTCAGGAGGTCGAGGCGATCGGGGGTGACGGAGAGGGTCAGCGAGTCGGCGTCCTGTGCCTCGATCTCGGCCTTCGAAGTGAAGAGGAGGTCCTCGAGCGCCGCGTCGGGAAGCGGACGGCCGAGCCGGGCGACGACGCGTTCGCGCTGGAGGATCGACTGCGGCACAACTAGGACCCCCCGCGCAGTCGCCCGAGGTCGTCGGCGTAGAGCTCGCGCAGATCGCTCACCCCGAGGCCGACGAGCGCGAGGCGCGTGATACCGATGCCCCACGCGGCGACCGGGACCTCGACGCCGAGCGGGCCGAGGACCTCCGGCCGGAACATCCCGCCCGGGAAGACCTCCAGCCAGCCGAGCCGGGGGTGGCGAACGTAGCCTTCGACCGACGGCTCCGTGAACGGGAAGTAGCTCGGCCGGATCTTCAGCTCCCGGATCCCGATCGCCTCGGCCAGGGCGCGGAACACCCCGATGAGGTCGCGCAGCGACGTGCCGGCCTCGCCCAGGATCCCCTCGCACTGGGCGAACTCGATCCCATGCCGCGCGTCCACCTCCTCGCGACGGAAGTTGCGATCGAGCGAGTACATCCGGAAGGGGGGTGTCGGGTGGCGGGCGAGGTACCGGGCCGAGACGGCCGTCGTCTGGGATCGAAGGACGGGCCGTGACGCCACCTCGGGGTCGTAAAGGCCTCCCCAGCCGGGGCCCATCGCGGACCGCTCCCCGGGCATCGGCCGGCCTTCGTGGACCGCGGCGACCCGAGCGAGCAGCGCCTCCGCCGGCGGGTGTCCGCGCACGTCGAGCACCGACAACGCGTCGTGGATCGAGCGCGCCGGGTGATCCTGCGGCATGAAGAGGACGTCGTTGTTCCAGAACTCGGTCTCGAGCAGCGGCCCCTCGGCTTCCTCGAACCCGAGGCCGACGAGGATCTCCTCGAACTCCTCGAGCCAGGCCGCGTACGGGTTCGGGCGTACCCCCGTGAGGAACGGCACGGGCGCGCGCACGTCGTACGGGCGGAAGCTGCGGCCCCGCCATGCGCCGTCACGTAGCAGTTCCGCGGTCACGGGACCGATCGCCGACTCGCCCTCGGTCGGCAGCGCGAGCCGACGACCTTCGTCGGACGGAGCCCATCGTTTGATCGACCGACGCTCGCGGCGGACCAGACCGCGGCGCTCGAGCGCCGCGACGATCGCCTCGTCCGTGCCGGTCTCGCCGTTCGCCACCTGCGCGAGCACGGTCTCCTCGGGTAGCATCGCGCGCTCGCTGGCCCCGCCGACGCGCCGGAACGGCAGGCCCGGCTCGAGCTGGCCGCGCCGGCGCAGGATGCCGATCGCGGCCGACTGCTCTTCCTCCGGGAGCCCCTCGGCGGCGAGGTCGGCGGGCGTGGCGCTCCCGCCCCGCCGCTCGAGCGCGTCGAGCAGGCGGCGCTCGGGGAGCCCGCGGGCCCGGGCGTCCTGTCCCCGCGCTGTCAGCCGCTGGAGGACCTCGTGCTCCTCGTCGAGGGTGACCAGGTGCTTGGCGCGCAGTCGCTGGAGGCTGCCGCGGGCGGAGTCCAGGCCCACCCCCAGCCGGGCGGCCAGGTCCTCTTCGTCGACCGGAGTCTCCGCCGCCGATCGGAGGGCCTCCAGCACGGCGCGCTCGGGCCCGGACAGCGACAGCGAGGAAGTCCGGTCCGACGCATCCGTGGGCGAGGCATCGGGCACGACGCCGAGCAGGAGGGAACGTGATTAAGTCTTTTGGCGAGACACCCGCCGCCCGGCGCTAGATCGGCGGCACCGGTGGCAGCGACCCGGTGGGCGAGGGATTCGGTCCGGCGACCGCGGGAGGATCCCCCGGTGCGGACGGCGGGGGCGCTGGTGCGCCGGCCGGCGAGGCGGGCACGAGCTCGGGCGGGCGACGGCCCAGCAGCCCTCCGACCACGGTCGCCACTGCCATGAGGACGACGAAGAACACCAGGTTCAGCGGGAACGAGGCGAACGGGGCGAGAGCGGGCGAGAGCCCGAACAGGTTGACTTCGACCGTGGCGGAGGCGCTCCCGTAGTAGCCGCCGCTCGCGACCGTGCCCGACGCGACGGCGGCCGAGCCGAGGTAGCAGCTCGAGACGGCGACGCTCGTGGCCGCTTCGCCGGAGGCGTTGGTGTACGGGGTCACCGTGCCGAAGGTGCCCGAGCACGGGCCGATCTGGGCACCCGAAGTGAGGCTGATCCGGACCGGCACGCCGACGATCGGCCGGCCACTGGTCGCGTTCGAGACCGTCACCGAGATCGACACCGATCCGCCGGGACCGACGAGACCCGGCGTCGCGGAGAGCGTGATGTTCACGAACGAGGCCACGAGGTGCTCGTACAGCAGCACCGCGTCCGGCGAACCCCAACCGGTCGCGGTGTCCCAACCCGGGCCGGCCGGGCCGAGGCAGTTGCTGCCGGTGGTCACGTCGTGGAACGCGAGCTGGCTGCCCGACTCGGTCGCGGCGAGCTCGTAGAGGTCCGGCGTGACGAACCCGAAGCTCGGGTTCGCGCCGCGCAATGCGTCCATCTCGGCGACCATCCCCGCCCACAGGGGGGTGGCGAAGCTGGTTCCGCCGCCGACCTCCTGGACGCCATCGAAGTAGAACATGTTGTAGCCCGCGGTCGCCGCCACGTCCGGGGTTCCCCGGTGCCCGTTGGCCTCGATCGGGGCCGCCGCGCTACCGACCTCCTGCCAGGACGGGGCGGCGTAGACGCTCGAGAAGCCGCCTCCGCTCTGCGACCATGCCGTCTCCGAGAATCCGTTCACGCTGCCGAGCACGCTCCGCTGGAGCGTGACGGCCGTCCCTCCGACCGCGATCACCTGCGGCGACGCGGCGGGGTACTGGGCCTGCGGCCCTCCGGCGCAGCCGGCGCCGGCGTCGCCACCCGTGTCGCCCGTCGCGGCGAAGACCGTGATCCCCTCGTCGCGAGCCTCCTGAAAGTCCTGCTCGTAAGCCGTCTGGAAGCTCGGGTCGGCCCCGTCGGCCGACCCGAAGGACATCGAGATCACCGCGACGTTCGGCACGTCCGAGGGGTCGACGGCGGTGTTCAGCGCATCGATCATCGAGGCGTCGCTCGGCGAATAGTTGTCGCCCGCGGGCCCGTCGGGGGCGTACACTGCGTCCAGGTCCGCGCCGGGGGCCATCGAGCCGGACCACTCGAGGTCGAGCGTCAACTCGCGCGAGCCGTTGCTGGGATCGTTGGCCGCCCCGCTGGACGGCGGCGGCGCCCCGTCGACCGGGTACGGCGTGACCACCGGAGCGGGGAAGCTGGCGGGGTAGAACGACGAGAAGAACGTCGCGATGTCGGACGGCACGTAGCCCTTCCCCCACAGGAGAAGTACGACGCCCTTGCCGGTCGCGTAGGTGGGCGCGCTCGTGAGGTTGTAGAGACCCGAGATGTCGTAGATGTCTCGGGCGATCGACGGGGTCACCAGGTCCGCGGGATTCTGCTCGGGCGCCGCGTCCGCGACCGGCGATGCGGCCCCGAGCGCGGGCAGGGTGAACGGGGTCCAGCCGCCGGCCAACCCGCTGACCGCATCGATCTCGCTCTCGAGCCAGCTCGGGAGGCTCGGGGCCGACGCGGGGAACGACACGGTCCGACCCTCGTAGTCACCCGTTCGCAGCGAGGTGCCGAACGCGGCTCCGACTCTCGCCGCCGGCCCCGCGAGGCTCAGCGAGAGCCGGTCCGGCCACGCGTGCACGACCGCGAGGCCGCGCGCCTCGAAGTAGGCCTCGACCGCGGCGTACATGCTCGGGGAGAGGCCGTAGCGATCCGCGATCTGGCCGAGCGTGAGCGCGGGGTCGCCCGCCGCGGGCGCCAGGTAGAACGCTGTCGAGCTCGGGCGGAAGGATAGGACGACCTCCACGGTCCCGGCGAGGGAGGATGCTCGGGGGACCGCGTCCGCGAGCGAGCTCGAGTAGCCCGCGATCGCGCCGAACGGCGACGGCGGCAGGTGGGTGGCGGTCGTCGGGGACAGCGAGGAGGCGGTCGGACCGTCCGCGAGCGCGAGGCCAGGGGCTACCGCGACGGCCAGCACCGCCAGCAGGCTCGCCAGGACGGCCCGCCGCGCCGAGCGGGGGCGAGGGGGGTCCATGCAGACATGCATGGGCCCCTCGCCTTCCAAAAACCTTCGTACCGCGGCCGGCCCCGCTAGACCCGGATGGGTGCGGTGTACCCCGCGGGACGGTGGAACGGCTCCGGGCCGCCGAACGGATCCGGCCTCGGGCCGGTCGGCTCGCCCCGTCGTGCCGCCAGGTAGGCGTCGATCGCTTCCGCGGCGCTGGTGGCGCTGCCCATCGCATAGACCACCGAGCGGCCGCCGGCGGCGAAGATCCCGGGGACCCCAGTGGCGAACCCAGCGCCCTTCCCCTCGGGCCAACCCTGGCTCGTCAGCTTGAGGTCGAGTCCCGGCCCGAATCCCTCGAGGTCGGCCCGCTGGCCGACGGCCACGATGACTGTGTCGCAGGCGAGCGTCTCCTCGGAGCCCGCGACGGGCACCGGCGCGCGGCGTCCCCCGGCGTCCGGCTCCCCGAGCTCCATCGACTGGACCACGAGCCCTTCCACGTGGCCGTCGCCCACGATCCGCACGGGGGCCTTCAGGAAGCGGAAGACGATCCCCTCGCTCTCGGCGCCGTGGATCTCCTCCGGGTCGGCCGGCATCTCCCCCCGGGTCCGCCGGTAGACCAGCGTCACGCGACCTCCGTGCGACTCCCGGAGCGCGCTGCGGACCGAGTCCATCGCGACGTCCCCGCCCCCGACGACCACGATCTCCTTGCCGACCGTCACCGGCTCGCCGCGATTGATGCGCGTGAGGAACTCGAGCGCCGGCAAGACCCCGTCCAGATCTTCGCCGGGGACGCCGAGGGTCCGGTGCTTCGGCGTTCCGATCGCGACGAAGACGGCCTGATAGCCGTCGCGGAGCAGGGAGTCGAGCGGGAGGTCGCGGCCGACCTTGCGATCCTGGACGAACGTCACGTCGAGGTCTCGGAAGCGGGCCCGATCGGTCTCGACGTCCGCGTCGGTCATCCGGTACGCGGGGATCGTCTGCATCAGGCCTCCGGCCCGGTCCTCCTGTTCGAAGACCGTCACCGAGTAGCCTCGGACCCCGAGCTCCCAGGCGGCCATGAGCCCGGCCGGGCCCGCGCCGACGACGGCGATCCGCTGGTCCTTCGGCTTCGACGCGACGTAGGCGAGATCGCTCGCGCCGTAATCCAGGGCGGCCCGCTTGAGCTGCCGGATCGCGATGGGGACGCCCTTCTTCTTGACGACGCACGCGTCCTCGCAGTAGTGGTAGCAGACCTTGCACAGGCAGGTGGAGAGCGGGTTCTCCCGCAGGGTCACGCGGGCCGCCCCGTCCCAGTCCTCGATCGCGATCAGACGGATGTACTCTCGCGCGTCCTGGTCGATCGGGCACGCCTCGACGCACCAGGGCCGGCGACACTGGATGCAGCGCTTCGCCTCGAGGATCGCCTCCTCCTTCGAGTAGGCGTGCAGCACCTCCCGAAAGTCGGTCACCCGATCGGCGACCGGTTCCTCGGCGATCGGCACCCGCACCGGGTTCAGTTTGGGGGGCGTGACCTTCGGTGGGGCCGGGGAGTCCGGCGGCATGGCCGTGCAACTAGCTCGCGCGGTTCATAATACGCTTGTGCGCGCCACGGGCGGGCCTCGGCCCCCTCCATCGGCGCCTTGCGCCCCGTGGGGTCGAAAGCTATAGGTTCCCCACAGGTCCCTAGGGCGTCGCCGGGCGCCCCGGCGGAGGATGCATGGTCCTCGATTCTCTCGGAAAGTCCCTGCGCGGCGTTCTGCAGAAGATCGCCCGGGGCTCGACGGTCGACGAGGCGCTGTTGGCCGAGGTGGTCCGCGACATCCAGCGCGCGCTGCTGCAGGCGGACGTGAACGTTCAGCTCGCGCTCTCGCTGACCCAGCGGGTGCGCCAGCGCGCCACCCAGGAGAAGCCGCCCGCGGGGGCGAGCCTGCGGGACTTCCTGATCCGCATCATCTACGAGGAGATCCGCGGAATCCTCGGAAAGGAACGAGCGTTCGAGCTGCGGCCCAAGCGGATCCTCCTCGCCGGCCTCTTCGGGCAGGGCAAGACCACCACCGCCGGAAAGCTCGCCCGCTACTTCCAGAAGCGCGGCGTCCGAGTGGGGCTCGTGGCCGCGGACGTGCATCGGCCGGCCGCGATCGATCAGCTCGAGCAGCTCGCCCGAAAGGTCGGGGCGGAGTTCTACGCCAACCGGTCCGAACCGCGGGCGGAGGTGATCGTCCGGGACGCCCTCGCGAGGTTCCCACCCCATCTCGCCGTGATCGTCGACACCGCCGGACGCAGCGGCATC
The Thermoplasmata archaeon genome window above contains:
- a CDS encoding enolase C-terminal domain-like protein — protein: MSRIVSVEVAPLYDSRGRATVEATVTLSSGARARAGAPSGASTGATEVQAFPAGGVAEAVTTAATVLAPALVGLDPSDRAGVDRRLHEVDGTPDFSRVGGNTATAISVAAAMALGEETGQPLWRVIARPGVDGGRFPAIVGNCMNGGVHAIGGPEFQEFIAFAENPDPGDSVRAALRVHALLGEALHRRFPTAALGRGDEGGWVAALDNVSALELLATTCARVRDELGLSVHPGLDLAASEFFREGRYRYRDRTLDTPSQVAFVGELVDRFGVRYLEDPLDETQFEAFADVTRAVGDRSLVVGDDLYTTSVERLRTGIEHRSTNAVLIKVNQVGTLTDTLATVDLARKEGLATVTSHRSGEVPEGWLAHVALGTGARGLKCGVVGGERVAKLNELLRLARAVRG
- the rpsB gene encoding 30S ribosomal protein S2 produces the protein MMAEERVASTDGQDIRPGELLVPEETYLTAGVHIGTQQKSASMRRFVFKVRFDGLHVLDVRETDRRIRFAAQFLTRFPADRVLVVSQRQYGQKPVRVFAKTVGAVSFAERFVPGCLTNPNLAEYFEPKVLMVTDPATDQQALSEAVSIGIPVIGLCDVNNETRDVDLVIPANNKGRVALATVYWLLAREVLRVRAGGAEVAYPLTVEDFQAAL
- a CDS encoding methylmalonyl-CoA mutase family protein, producing MARARKRPLEPGGRPRWERDARAAIGARVDGGPLPLLVGPPDDPDAAFLERVGFPGEPPYTRGIQPTMYRGRLWTFRQYSGFGTAAATNRRFHFLLEGGQTGLSVAFDLPTQNGYDSDHARAAGEVGRCGVPVASLGDMRALFHGIPLDRATVSMTINATAPILTALLVAVAEEGGVPRARLGGTVQNDILKEYVARGTYIYPPGPSMRLAVDLVEFATREMPQWNYISVSGYHMREAGATAAQEVAFTLANAIAYVGAVRARGLDLDEFLPRLSFFFSADRNFLEEIAKFRAARRLWGSIVERTFGARSARAKQLRFHTQTAGSSLTAQQPELNVVRTTLEALSAVLGGTQSLHTNALDEALGLPTESSARLALRTQQILAEESGVASTVDPLGGAYEIEYLTDAVERDARDYLERIETMGGALVAIERGFFAGEIAREAYRTARAREAREETVVGVNAHREGNPRFTLFPEEGRRGAAGQRITPAEERRQIAGLRRWRRARERSQSAATLAALDRASGAGDNVMPHVLRAVRAGATLGEIADVWRARFGEQPASHAF
- a CDS encoding helix-turn-helix domain-containing protein, with product MGRPGSDLLDLLGQHGIPEKAGRFYLAACRAGPQTASELARSSAVSRVEAYRIIRQLSGEGLLRATGGRPRRFAALPPDELIDRWIRRASDRVHRLQSDRTKILSDWEDVRTELDERDPRKFAVLEGRETIHRFLVKRLGASSRRVLLSASGRALSRVIDTGIDRALREAGQRGVKVQVVTEVVGPNLADAKHLASFAELRHARSPVTTRSVVIDGGGALVYVSSEEGFGSTGDEQVALWSSAPAFVQLARDYHRRLWTPAERSEARFVELENPPAAVLPVVQGHESVPFQRLKEIAALGMRASGVKEFQLHLPELIEAISRQLGREIAEKVEGRTPEEVARSLSTYYETHTMGHLSVLKERPLTLRVTGCFACTSDSPEIGRVMCPQLLRTILETRLGHHWEVSKPDPTKHASRGCLFTATAS
- the mce gene encoding methylmalonyl-CoA epimerase, with the protein product MQLDHIGIAVPSLPEAIERWRPLVGAPEAPPELVPSNRVRVVFVDLAGTHLELIEPSERDSPVARFLERRGPGVHHLAFQVPSVDAALAEVRRRGEPVVDEHARAGARGRRVGFAHPAAFGGVLVEFVEAP